AACCCAACAACGTTGCCCAGCCCCCGGTGCGGGTGCTGGTAGTCGGCGCCGGCGCGCGCGGTGAAATCTACTCGCGCTACGCGCTGGCACACCCCGACTTGATGCAGGTGGTGGCGGTGGCGGAACCGCGCGACGCCTACCGCGAGCAGTTCGTGGCGCAGCACGCCATCGCGCCGGAAAATGTCTTCACCGACTGGCGCCAGGCCGCCGACGCCGGCAAGCTGGCCGACGCGGTGCTGATCTGCACTCAGGATCAAATGCATCTGGAACCTGCGCTGGCCTTCGCCCGCCAGGGCTACGCCATGCTGCTGGAAAAGCCGCTGTCGCCGGATGCCGACGAGTGCCGCGCCATCGTCGCCGAGGTGGTGCGCCAAAAGCTGATCTTCTCGGTCGGCCATGTGCTGCGCTACACCCGCTATACCCAAAAGCTCAAGCAACTGCTGCGCGACGGCGCGATCGGCGACATCGTCAGCCTGCAACACCTGGAGCCGGTCGGCTACTGGCATCAGGCGCACTCCTTCGTGCGCGGCAACTGGCGCAACGATCGGCAGGCCGCTTTTATGCTGCTGCAGAAATCCTGCCACGATATCGATTGGATCCGCTACGTGATGGAGCAGCCCTGCGAACAGGTCAGCTCCTTCGGCAACCTGCGCCACTTCCGCCGGGAAAACCAACCGGCCGGCGCGGCGGACAACTGCCTGGATTGCGCGGTGGAGACGTCCTGCCCCTATTCCGCCAAACGCATCTATCTGGGCGACGACCACAAGGCCACGCCCGGCTTTCTGCGCGTGTTGACGCCAGACCCCAACCCAACGACGCTGCGGGCGGCGCTGCGCGACGGGCCCTACGGCCGCTGCGTTTACCGCTGCGACAATAACGTGGTCGATCATCAGGTGGTCAACATGCAGTTCGCCGGCGGCCGCACCGCGTCGTTCACCATGACGGCCTTTACCCGCCACGAAGATCGCCACACCCGCATCTTCGGCAGCCGCGGCTGCCTGGAGGGCGACGGCCGCCATATCCGCATCACCTCGTTCCTCGACGACGGCGAAACACATTACGACACCGACGCCGGCCAGGATCTGCACGCCATGGCCGGCCACGGCGGCGGCGACTACTACCTGATGCAGCACTTTATCGCGGCCATTCGCGCCAACGATCCCAGCCAGGTGCTGGCCGGCCCGGCGGAAGCGCTGGAGAGCCACCTGATGGTGTTCGCCGCCGAACGCGCACGCCGCGAAGCGGCGGTGATCGCCCTGAACGGAGCCTGACCATGATCACGAGAGAGATGCGTTACGGCTTCGATATCGGCGGCACCAAAATCGAAATGGCCGCTTACGATCGCCGGCTCAATCGGGTGCTGCTCCAGCGCGTGCGCACCCCAACCGACGATTATGGCGAGTTCGTGGCCTGCATCGCCGGGCTGGTCGAGCAGGCAGACCGTGAGCTGCATACGCACGGCAGCATCGGCATCGGCCTGCCGGGGATCACCGATCCCGTCAGCCGCCGCCAACTGGCGGTCAACGTGCCCTGCCTGACGGGGCATTGCCTGGCGGATGATTTGACGCAGGCGCTGGCGCGGCCGATCGCCATCGAGAACGACTGCCGCTGTTTCGCGCTGTCGGAAGCCAGCACGCCGCAAACCGCCCATCTGCCGCTGGTTTTCGGCGCCATCATCGGCACCGGCGCCGGCGGCGGCCTGGTGGTGAACCGGCAACTGCATAAGGGGCGCAACGGGCTGGCGGGTGAATGGGGCCATATGCCGATCTCCGCCCAACTGGCGCAGCGTTACAATCTGCCGCTGTTCGGTTGTAACTGCGGGCTGACCGGCTGCTTTGAACGCTACGTCTCCGGCAGCGGGCTGCTGGCGCTGAGCCGCCACTTTGCCCATCCGGCCGCCGACGTGCCGGCGCTGGTCGCCAGCTACCGCGCGGGGGATACGCTCGCACAGTGGCTGATGACCGTCTACGTCGACATTCTGGCCAGCGCACTGGCCGGTTTGCAGCTGCTGCTGGACGTCGATGCCTTCGTGCTGGGCGGCGGGTTGTCCAACGTCAGCGAGCTGTATCGGCTGTTGCCAACGGCAATGCGGCGCTGGCTGCTGCCGGGCGTGGAACCGGCAGCGGTATTCCCGCCGGTGCACGGTGACAGCAGCGGCGTGCGTGGCGCGGCGCTATTACAGGCGGCGGCATAAAAAAACAGTGAAAGCCCGGCGGTTGTCGAATTATCGCTGCGGCTTTCGGCATCGACGGACTGAATGAATAAACGCCGGGAATTGTCGACTGAAAAATAACGAATTTGCCGTTTTCACTTTACGTTAACGCCGCTTTCGGTTGCGGCTAAACCGAAAGCAAAATCAATTACAACCAATTGATAGATATAGATATTTTAAAATTAATCGATTGCATTTCAGTGTTTCGTTTGCTGTAATTCGCCACGAACAACTGAAAGCGCTCCGGTCGGTATCGCTGCGGCTTATTAAGCCGCGGTCGGGCACGGCTACAGGTAAATCAGGAGTCTGCGTTAATGATCAATACCGCAAAACGCCGGGAATTAATTATCGACCAGCTGTGCCGCGAAGGCTCGGTGCGCGTGGAACAGCTCAGCCAGCAGTTTTCGGTGTCCAGCGTCACCATCCGCAGCGATCTGCGCCAGCTGGAAAAGCACGGCTGCGCGGTGCGCGCTTACGGCGGCGCCATGTTGAACAAACAGTTCGCCTTCGATCGCCCGCTGCAGGACAAGGGCCGCATCAACCGCGACGTAAAACACGCCATCGCCTGCGCGGCGGCGGCGCTGATTGAAGACGGCGACGCCGTCATCCTCGACTCCGGCTCCACCACCAGCCAGATGGCGCCGCAGCTGGCGGGGAAAAAGGATCTGGTGGTGATGACCAACGCGCTGAACATCGCCTTCGAGCTGGCCAACAACGAGCAGATCGATCTGATGGTGGTCGGCGGCAGCGTGCGCCGCAAGGCCTGGTCGCTGTACGGCCCCGCCGCCGAACAGCAGCTGCGCCAGTACCGGTTCGACAAGCTGTTTCTCGGCGTCGACGGTTTCGATCTGGCGGGCGGCATCACCACGCCGGATCCGGGCGAAGCGCAGCTAAACCGGGTGATGTGCGAAGTGGCGCGCGAAGTGATCGCCATTGCCGACGCCAGCAAATTCGGCCGCACCAGCTTTTGCATGATCCGCGAAATCGGCCAGATCCACCGGCTGGTCACCGACAGCCGCATCCCGGAACACTATCTGCAGGCGCTGCACCATTTAGGGATCGACGTGATTATCGCCGACCGTTAACCGAGGCTTTTAAGGAGTTGTCATTATGAACGCGTATTTCTCTTACGAGGCGGATTGGCTGAAGCAGCGCAGCGCCTGGCACACCGCCGCAGAGATTTGGCAGCAGCCCGATCTATGGGCGGCGCTGCACCGGCAACTGCAGGATCAACAGGCGCAGTGGCAGCCGTTCCTGGCGCCGCTGTTGGCCAACCCGCGCCTGCAAATCATACTGTGCGGCGCCGGCAGTTCAGCGTTCGCCGGCCGTGCCCTGGCGCCCTGGCTGCGCGAAAAAACCGGCCGCGACGTGGCGGCCTACGGCACCACCGATATCGTCGCCAACCCGCGGCAGTACCTCGATCCTGAGCGGCCAACGCTGCTGGTCTCCTTCGCCCGCTCGGGCAACAGCCCGGAGAGCGTGGCGACGGTGGAGCTGGCCGACCAACTGCTGCCGGAAAGCTACCACCTGATGCTGGTCTGCAACCCGGACAGCAAGCTGGCGCAGTATGCGCATCGGCGCGACAACGTCTGTTCGCTGGTGATGCCGCAAGGCTCCAACGATCAGAGCTTCGCCATGACCTCCAGCTTCAGCTGCATGATGCTGAGCGCCGCGCTGCTGCTCGGCCCGCTTTCGCTCGAGGCCGCCCAGGCGCCGCTGAACGCCATGGTGCAGCGCTGCCGCGCACTGCGCGAAACGCTGCAGCCGCAGGTGAAAGCGCTGGCCGCCAGCGGTTTCCGCCGTTATATCACCCTCGGCGGCAGCTGCTTTACCGGCCTGGCGGAAGAGGCCTCGCTCAAGATGCTGGAGCTGACCGCCGGGCGCATCGTGACGCGCTACGACTCGCCGCTCGGCCTGCGCCACGGCCCTAAATTTATGGTCGACGGCCAAACATTGGTGGTGCTTATGTTCTCCCACGATGATTACGCCCGCCAGTATGACCGCGATCTGTGGAACGAGCTGCAGCGCGACGGGCTGGCGATGCAATTGGTCGGTTTGACCGGCGCTCCCCAGACGCCGTCCGATGCCTTGCTGCCTATGCACCAGGCCACGGACGATATCTGGCTGCTGTTCCCGTATCTGCTGTTCAGCCAAATGCTGGCCTTCGAGAGTTCGCTGGCGCTGGGGCTGACCCCGGACAACCCTTGCCCGACCGGCGAGGTTAACCGGGTGGTGAAAGGCGTGACGATTTACCGTTTCCCTGTGCTGTAAGGAGATCCCATGTATCTGATAGCCAACCGAGAAATGCTGCTCAAGGCGCAGCGCCAGGGTTACGCCGTTCCGGCGTTTAACGTCCACAATCTGGAAACCGTGCAGGTGGTGGCGGAAACCGCCGCCGAGCTGCGCTCGCCGGTGATCATGGCCGGCACGCCCGGCACCTTCAGCTACGCCGGCACCGACTACCTGATCGGCATTTGCCAATCGGCCGCGCACCGCTACGATTTGCCGCTGGCGCTGCATCTGGATCATCACGAAGAGCTGGACGACATCGAGCACAAGGTGAAAAGCGGCATCCGTTCGGTGATGATCGACGGTTCCCATCTGCCGTTCGAGCAGAACATCGCCAAAGTGGCCGCTGCGGTCGCCTTGTGCCACCGCTATGGCGCCAGCGTGGAAGCGGAACTGGGCCGCCTGGGTGGGCAGGAAGACGATCTGATCGTCGATACGGCGGACAGCTTCTATACCGACCCGGCGGCGGCACGCGAGTTCGTCACCGCCACCGGCATCGATTCGCTGGCGGTGGCGATCGGTTCCGCCCACGGCCTTTATCACGGCGAGCCAAAGCTGGACTTCGAACGCCTGGCGCTGATCCGCGAACAGGTGGACGTGCCCCTGGTGCTGCACGGCGCCTCCGGCATTCCGGAGGCGATGGTCAAGCGCGCGATCTCGCTCGGCGTCTGCAAGGTCAACGTCGCCACCGAACTGAAAATCGCCTTCGCCGACGCGGTGAAAAGCTACTTTTCACAGCATCCGGATGCCAACGACCCGCGCAAATACATCGTCCCCGGCAAGCTGGCGATGAAAGAAGTGGTGGCGGAAAAGATCCGCATCTGCGGCAGCAGCGGCATGCTGTAACCCCCTCTCGCCCCCGGTCTGTCTGGCTGCTCCACGGGGGCGAAAACATCCCGCCACTCCCGCTTTCCTGAGAGAACGATCACAGCCTTTTACCCTGCTCGCGCCGGGAACCATTAACCGGTCTTCACTATGATCCAAATCATGGTTTTACTCACCCTGCCTCCCTATTATCAAATTCATTGGATGCAGGCAGTAGGATTCTTGCCCATTCGTTTTTTATTTCACCAGGCGAAATAGCTTATTTGATGAAAACAGGCGTGCTTGTTTTTTAATTGGCAGTATTTTTTACTCTGAGAGGAACAGCGTATGAACCATTACTTAGCCGTATTAAGCGCATTGGTCATTCTGCCCTTCGCTCTGCAAGCAAAACCGCTTTCCGGCAGCCAGGTCGCCTCCGGCGTCGTGCGCTTCACCGGCGCCATTACCACCCCGACCTGCACCATCACACATCAGGATGAACAGCTTATCTCCAACTGCTTCGGTAAAGTGACGGAATATCAGAACGGGTATATTTCCTCTTCGTTAAAAGAAATGCCAAAAGAATTAGTTTCTGCCGTCACCAGCGAAATAGTGAATAACGATCCTCATTTAAAGCGCGTGACCATCAGCTATAAGTAACGCCAAAGCGCCAATGCCTGATTAAATAATAAGCAAGGCACAACCTGCCTTGATAACTTATAAATTTATTTTATAAATTTAACGCGCAATGACTCACCGACTTACCCTGAGCCGGCTATTTGGGCAACCCTGCGGTTGCCCATCAGCATGTCCGAAATCCGCCATCACTTCCCCCGCTTTCATGTAATAATCGCCATACCAAACCGAGGAGTGATCCAGATGCAGACTTTTTTGATTGATCGTACCGCCACGCCGGTGGGGGAACTGGTGCTGATTGCCGATGAACAGGGGCGCCTGCGGGCGATTGACTGGACCGATCACGAAGCGCGCCTGATGAAGCTGCTGAATACCCACTACCGCGCCGATCGCTTCACCCTGCGCGAGCAGCGCGATCCCAGCGGGCTGACCGACGCGATGCAACGCTATTTCGCCGGTGAGCTGAGCATTATCGATCGGCTGCCGGTGATGACCGCCGGCACCGAGTTCCAACGCACCGTGTGGCAACAGCTGCGCCAAATCCCGTGCGGCGAGATCCTGACCTACGGCCAACTGGCGCAACGTATCGGCCGCCCGACCGCCTCACGCGCGGTCGGCATGGCCAACGGTTCAAATCCGATCAGCATCGTGGTGCCCTGCCACCGGGTGATCGGTTCGCAAGGCGCGCTGACCGGCTATGCCGGCGGCGTGCAGCGCAAGCAGTGGCTGCTGCAGCACGAAGGCTACCTGCCGCAGGATCTGCTCTCGCGCTAGCGCGGCACATAGTCCGGTGGCAACGGGCATCCACGGTATCGTAGCGGTCTGGCAGATTGTCTGCCGCCGCAGCATATGGCCTTATTTTCGCCTGTAGTAAATGTGCCAAAGGATAATTGACTCATGCCGCTAAAACCTGCCAACGTGCACCGCGCCGGTTGTCCTGCCTCAGGCTGCCGGAATGGCGGCCGCACGTTGCGTATAAGTGCCAAATAAAGCGAGTGACTTCAGCGTGATACAGCATAATCGGCGGCATGTGTGCGCAAAATTCGCACACAATAACCCTATTCATGCTAATGCCACCCTTATCAGCTGCAGCAAAAGATGTTAAAATTGACTCATATCAATTATTGAATGAGCGTAATCTATGATCCCGGAAAAACGCGTGATTCGTCGTATCCAGTCTGGTGGTTGTGCGATCCATTGCCAGGACTGCAGCATCAGCCAGCTGTGCATTCCTTTCACCCTTAATGCCCACGAGCTGGACCAGCTCGACAACATTATCGAAAGGAAAAAGCCCATCCAGAAAGGCCAGACCCTGTTCAAGGCCGGCGACGAGCTGAAATCGCTGTACGCGATCCGTTCCGGGACCATCAAAAGCTACACCATCACCGAGCAAGGCGACGAGCAGATCACCGGTTTCCACCTGGCGGGTGACCTGGTGGGCTTCGACGCCATCGGCGGTCTGAAGCACCCAAGCTTTGCTCAGGCGCTGGAAACCTCGATGGTGTGCGAGATCCCATTCGAAACCCTCGACGATCTGTCCGGCAAAATGCCAAACCTGCGTCAGCAGATCATGCGGCTGATGAGCGGCGAGATCAAAGGCGACCAGGACATGATCCTGCTGCTGTCGAAGAAAAACGCCGAAGAACGCCTGGCGGCGTTCGTTTACAACCTGTCGCGCCGCTTCGCGGAGCGTGGCTTCTCGCCGCGCGAGTTCCGGTTGACCATGACCCGCGGCGACATCGGCAACTACCTCGGCCTGACGGTGGAAACCATCAGCCGCCTGCTGGGCCGCTTCCAGAAGAGCGAAATCCTCAGCGTGAAAGGTAAATACATCACCATCGAAAACGCCGACGCCCTGTCGGTGCTGGCCGGTACGCCACGCATCAACGTGACCGTCAACGCCTGATCCCCCTGCCGGATCAACGTTTCACCGAAATTGTTGATCCGGCACCGCTTCTGTTGTTGTTCTGTTTTTCAATGTTGGGTTACTCTGTAAATTAACAGACTGTTGATTTCAGCTGTAAGGAGGCCCTATGGCGAAGTATCAGAATCTTCTGGTGGCTATTGACCCCAATCAGGACGATCAGCCGGCATTGCGCCGCGCCGTGTACCTGGTAAAACGGAACGGCGGGCGCATCAAAGCCTTCCTGCCCATTTATGACTTCTCTTACGAAATGACGACCCTGCTCTCCCCGGACGAAAGAACGGCGATGCGGCAAGGTGTGATCAGCCAACGCGCCGCCTGGATCAACGAGCAGTGCCGCTTCTATCTCAACGACGGCGTGCCGATCGAAATCAAAGTGGTCTGGCATAACCGTCCCTTCGAAGCCATCATTCAGGAAGTGCTTGCCGGCCAACATGACCTGCTGCTGAAAATGGCGCACCAGCACGACCGGCTGGAGTCGGTGATCTTCACCCCTACCGACTGGCACCTGCTGCGCAAATGCCCTTGCCCGGTGTGGATGGTAAAAGACCAACCCTGGCCGGAAGGCGGCAAAGCGCTGGTGGCGGTCAACCTGGCCAGCGAAGAACCCTATCACGACCCGCTCAATATCAAATTGGTGCAAGAAACTGTCGAACTGGCGCAGAACGTCAACCAAACCGAGGTTCACCTGGTCGGTGCCTATCCCGTTACCCCGATCAACATCGCCATCGAGCTGCCCGACTTCGATCCGAGCGTCTACAACGACGCCATCCGCGGCCAGCATCTGATCGCCATGAAGGCGCTGCGGCAGAAATTCTGCATTAAGGAAGAGTTCACCCACGTGGAAAAAGGCCTGCCGGAAGAGGTGATCCCCGATCTGGCCGAACACCTGCAGG
The sequence above is drawn from the Serratia sp. FDAARGOS_506 genome and encodes:
- a CDS encoding Gfo/Idh/MocA family protein → MSSTQPNNVAQPPVRVLVVGAGARGEIYSRYALAHPDLMQVVAVAEPRDAYREQFVAQHAIAPENVFTDWRQAADAGKLADAVLICTQDQMHLEPALAFARQGYAMLLEKPLSPDADECRAIVAEVVRQKLIFSVGHVLRYTRYTQKLKQLLRDGAIGDIVSLQHLEPVGYWHQAHSFVRGNWRNDRQAAFMLLQKSCHDIDWIRYVMEQPCEQVSSFGNLRHFRRENQPAGAADNCLDCAVETSCPYSAKRIYLGDDHKATPGFLRVLTPDPNPTTLRAALRDGPYGRCVYRCDNNVVDHQVVNMQFAGGRTASFTMTAFTRHEDRHTRIFGSRGCLEGDGRHIRITSFLDDGETHYDTDAGQDLHAMAGHGGGDYYLMQHFIAAIRANDPSQVLAGPAEALESHLMVFAAERARREAAVIALNGA
- the ogt gene encoding methylated-DNA--[protein]-cysteine S-methyltransferase, yielding MQTFLIDRTATPVGELVLIADEQGRLRAIDWTDHEARLMKLLNTHYRADRFTLREQRDPSGLTDAMQRYFAGELSIIDRLPVMTAGTEFQRTVWQQLRQIPCGEILTYGQLAQRIGRPTASRAVGMANGSNPISIVVPCHRVIGSQGALTGYAGGVQRKQWLLQHEGYLPQDLLSR
- a CDS encoding tagatose bisphosphate family class II aldolase; amino-acid sequence: MYLIANREMLLKAQRQGYAVPAFNVHNLETVQVVAETAAELRSPVIMAGTPGTFSYAGTDYLIGICQSAAHRYDLPLALHLDHHEELDDIEHKVKSGIRSVMIDGSHLPFEQNIAKVAAAVALCHRYGASVEAELGRLGGQEDDLIVDTADSFYTDPAAAREFVTATGIDSLAVAIGSAHGLYHGEPKLDFERLALIREQVDVPLVLHGASGIPEAMVKRAISLGVCKVNVATELKIAFADAVKSYFSQHPDANDPRKYIVPGKLAMKEVVAEKIRICGSSGML
- a CDS encoding FNR family transcription factor, with the translated sequence MIPEKRVIRRIQSGGCAIHCQDCSISQLCIPFTLNAHELDQLDNIIERKKPIQKGQTLFKAGDELKSLYAIRSGTIKSYTITEQGDEQITGFHLAGDLVGFDAIGGLKHPSFAQALETSMVCEIPFETLDDLSGKMPNLRQQIMRLMSGEIKGDQDMILLLSKKNAEERLAAFVYNLSRRFAERGFSPREFRLTMTRGDIGNYLGLTVETISRLLGRFQKSEILSVKGKYITIENADALSVLAGTPRINVTVNA
- a CDS encoding ROK family protein codes for the protein MRYGFDIGGTKIEMAAYDRRLNRVLLQRVRTPTDDYGEFVACIAGLVEQADRELHTHGSIGIGLPGITDPVSRRQLAVNVPCLTGHCLADDLTQALARPIAIENDCRCFALSEASTPQTAHLPLVFGAIIGTGAGGGLVVNRQLHKGRNGLAGEWGHMPISAQLAQRYNLPLFGCNCGLTGCFERYVSGSGLLALSRHFAHPAADVPALVASYRAGDTLAQWLMTVYVDILASALAGLQLLLDVDAFVLGGGLSNVSELYRLLPTAMRRWLLPGVEPAAVFPPVHGDSSGVRGAALLQAAA
- the uspE gene encoding universal stress protein UspE yields the protein MAKYQNLLVAIDPNQDDQPALRRAVYLVKRNGGRIKAFLPIYDFSYEMTTLLSPDERTAMRQGVISQRAAWINEQCRFYLNDGVPIEIKVVWHNRPFEAIIQEVLAGQHDLLLKMAHQHDRLESVIFTPTDWHLLRKCPCPVWMVKDQPWPEGGKALVAVNLASEEPYHDPLNIKLVQETVELAQNVNQTEVHLVGAYPVTPINIAIELPDFDPSVYNDAIRGQHLIAMKALRQKFCIKEEFTHVEKGLPEEVIPDLAEHLQAGVVVLGTLGRTGISAAFIGNTAEHVIDHLKCDLLVIKPENFNCPIEADEDDEHDDDD
- a CDS encoding SIS domain-containing protein, which encodes MNAYFSYEADWLKQRSAWHTAAEIWQQPDLWAALHRQLQDQQAQWQPFLAPLLANPRLQIILCGAGSSAFAGRALAPWLREKTGRDVAAYGTTDIVANPRQYLDPERPTLLVSFARSGNSPESVATVELADQLLPESYHLMLVCNPDSKLAQYAHRRDNVCSLVMPQGSNDQSFAMTSSFSCMMLSAALLLGPLSLEAAQAPLNAMVQRCRALRETLQPQVKALAASGFRRYITLGGSCFTGLAEEASLKMLELTAGRIVTRYDSPLGLRHGPKFMVDGQTLVVLMFSHDDYARQYDRDLWNELQRDGLAMQLVGLTGAPQTPSDALLPMHQATDDIWLLFPYLLFSQMLAFESSLALGLTPDNPCPTGEVNRVVKGVTIYRFPVL
- the agaR gene encoding transcriptional repressor AgaR, whose translation is MINTAKRRELIIDQLCREGSVRVEQLSQQFSVSSVTIRSDLRQLEKHGCAVRAYGGAMLNKQFAFDRPLQDKGRINRDVKHAIACAAAALIEDGDAVILDSGSTTSQMAPQLAGKKDLVVMTNALNIAFELANNEQIDLMVVGGSVRRKAWSLYGPAAEQQLRQYRFDKLFLGVDGFDLAGGITTPDPGEAQLNRVMCEVAREVIAIADASKFGRTSFCMIREIGQIHRLVTDSRIPEHYLQALHHLGIDVIIADR